The proteins below come from a single Leptotrichia sp. oral taxon 223 genomic window:
- a CDS encoding triacylglycerol lipase — MKKIAKNILIGSIITVAGLLYHEYKIKTYYEKDDKARKNQDFMVLLHGIYGKSSDMESIAQKFKNDYRIINIQYPTTKETAEEIVELYIKPNIEDINGQIYADNLHRKIDNQYYEIDENGKRKDKKNDENTQKNIKINFVAHSMGTGILRYYLKENPLENLGKVVFISPPSHGTHLADVPFVDKLPVMLGKVVPQFSTKKDSFVNQLGEPDYDYMILIGNKTNNPLYSMIIRGKDDGMVPLETAKMESDNFKIINNTTHTSILKDSRTMKEISDFLKSSDIKENDDKKDDKTN, encoded by the coding sequence ATGAAAAAAATAGCAAAAAATATATTAATTGGCTCAATAATTACAGTAGCTGGACTTCTGTATCATGAATATAAAATCAAGACGTATTATGAAAAAGATGATAAAGCTCGGAAAAATCAGGATTTTATGGTACTTCTTCACGGTATTTATGGGAAAAGTTCGGATATGGAAAGCATTGCACAAAAATTTAAGAATGATTACAGGATTATCAATATTCAGTATCCTACTACTAAAGAAACTGCTGAAGAGATTGTTGAACTTTATATAAAGCCAAATATTGAGGATATTAACGGGCAGATTTATGCAGACAATTTGCATAGAAAAATAGACAATCAGTATTATGAAATTGATGAAAATGGTAAACGAAAAGATAAAAAAAATGATGAAAATACACAAAAAAATATAAAGATTAATTTTGTAGCACACTCGATGGGAACTGGGATTTTGCGATATTATTTAAAGGAAAATCCTCTTGAAAATTTAGGAAAAGTTGTATTTATTTCACCACCATCGCATGGAACCCATTTGGCAGATGTTCCATTTGTAGACAAACTCCCAGTTATGCTTGGAAAAGTCGTTCCACAATTTAGCACAAAAAAGGATAGTTTTGTAAATCAGCTTGGCGAACCTGATTACGATTATATGATTCTGATTGGAAATAAGACGAATAATCCGCTATATTCAATGATAATTCGTGGGAAGGATGATGGAATGGTGCCTTTGGAAACTGCAAAAATGGAATCTGATAATTTTAAAATTATTAACAATACTACTCACACCAGCATTTTGAAAGACAGCCGAACAATGAAGGAGATTTCTGACTTTTTAAAAAGTTCTGATATAAAAGAAAATGATGACAAAAAAGACGACAAGACGAACTAA